In Aphelocoma coerulescens isolate FSJ_1873_10779 chromosome 3, UR_Acoe_1.0, whole genome shotgun sequence, a single window of DNA contains:
- the LOC138107076 gene encoding uncharacterized protein, with translation MDNRPAPNPAGPGRRRKRRRRRRRTGALGERRDREHRHGDIAAAALGSFPLERHQSGAALPAASRSPCQQQTFERRIPFRSRGGHGRCQEIPVPSCVLLPPPPKKKKPHKARRGAGALPAVPNQAPQGSEPARIPNYSLLRCRAWIFGRRFSKNASPRARERARAENEEGLVQVEKRGNDSRCSSQLLGGFFFGKKAAAAAVVLGKHTPFSPVFFFREKCWNSPSNPASVPPRIDDPNHHGQAVTEPKLFLSPNPRFPEILPLLIPKIPFASHGGLRRERFAEFGPFLIKAPTPKLSPAPPRPKAHKNRRFPEFPPNSAWIAPLDVSLWGKASPAPTPGRSKRGIIPEGNTFGGRIPAPKKKKKKQKPHVCGAGEGSQEGRGGSRALSGSGAGSGTDPRIHGLCVFPAAGHVGKAAAPEAREEEEEEEEEEEEEEEEEEEREECARACRGGRHRAGHVRRLRREGRKEDEEEREEAGRGMPLLTAPGEPRSEPRLAAGRVKAPGAGLV, from the exons ATGGATAACCGTCCTGCCCCGAATCCCGCCGGGCCCGG gaggaggaggaagaggaggaggaggaggaggaggacggggGCGCTCGGAGAGAGGCGGGACAGGGAACATCGGCACGGGGAcatcgccgccgccgccctcgGCTCCTTCCCTCTGGAGCGGCATCAAAGCGGAGCCGCTCTCCCGGCCGCTTCCCGCTCACCTTGCCAG cagcagaCCTTTGAACGCCGGATCCCATTCCGGAGCCGAGGGGGACACGGCCGGTGCCAAGAAATTCCCGTTCCCTCCTGcgtcctcctccctcccccccccaaaaaaaaaaaaccccacaaagcgAGGAGAGGAGCGGGAGCCCTCCCAGCTGTTCCCAATCAGGCGCCGCAGGGGTCGGAGCCGGCGCGGATCCCAAATTATTCCTTGCTCCGATGCCGGGCGTGGATTTTTGGCCGGCGCTTTTCCAAGAACGCCAGCCCTCGAGCCCGGGAAAGGGCGCGCGCGGAAAACGAGGAAGGGTTGGTTCAAGTGGAGAAGCGGGGGAATGATTCCCGGTGctcatcccagctcctgggtgggtttttttttgggaagaaggcagctgctgcagccgtGGTGCTGGGCAAGCACACCCCGTTTTccccggtttttttttttagggagaaATGCTGGAATAGTCCCTCCAATCCAGCCTCAGTCCCGCCACGGATCGACGACCCGAACCACCACGGCCAGGCTGTGACAGAGCCCAAACTTTTCCTCTCTCCAAACCCACGGTTTCCAGAAATCCTCCCTCTCCttatcccaaaaattccctttgCAAGCCACGGAGGTCTCCGCAGGGAGCGCTTCGCCGAGTTCGGGCCCTTTTTAATAAAGGCTCCGACCCCAAAGCTGAGCCCAGCTCCCCCGAGACCCAAAGCTCACAAAAACAGGCGCTTCCCAGAGTTTCCTCCCAATTCCGCCTGGATTGCGCCCCTGGATGTGTCACTGTGGGGAAAAGCTTCACCCGCGCCAACACCAGGCCGCTCCAAGAGGGGAATTATCCCAGAGGGAAACACCTTTGGAGGACGCATTCcagccccaaaaaaaaaaaaaaaaaaacaaaaaccccacgtTTGTGGAGCCGGCGAGGGCAGCCaggaaggaaggggagggagcCGGGCGCTTTCTGGGAGCGGTGCCGGCAGCGGCACGGATCCACGGATCCATGGATTGTGCGTGTTCCCGGCCGCGGGGCACGTGGGGAAGGCGGCAGCGCCGGAGGcacgggaggaggaggaggaggaggaggaggaggaggaggaggaggaggaggaggaggaggagcgggaggagtgTGCCCGGGCCTGCCGCGGAGGGCGGCACCGGGCAGGGCACgt CCGCCGGCTacggagggagggaaggaaggaggatgaagaggaaagggaggaagCCGGGCGGGGGATGCCGCTACTCACAGCGCCCGGGGAGCCCCGCTCGGAGCCTCGCCTCGCCGCCGGCCGGGTTAAAGctcccggggccgggctggTGTAA